The following nucleotide sequence is from Mangifera indica cultivar Alphonso chromosome 1, CATAS_Mindica_2.1, whole genome shotgun sequence.
CCGCCGGTTGAACTCTTATCACAGAAAATCAATATGTTGCATGACAACCCGAGTGGTGGGAACTGAAGATCATAAATTGGAAAGGAATGGCTAAGGAGGGATCTGGTAGTAGCACAACCACCTTGAAGATGAGGTATTCAAGTAAGCACCTCTCCTTCATAAGAAAACTGGGTAGCATCAAATAAAATTTGCTACTCGTCATCCGATGGCAAAGTAGGGCTTTTTGAGCAGCTGTCTTGCTGATGAAGTTCCAATAATCTCTTTTCTGGATTGCAGAGCCCTGGacaataaaagtaaaatgtatatatatgtatatgtatatgcatatgcgtgtgtgtgtgtgtgtgtgtgtgtatatatatatatatttatgtatgtatgtatatgcaCATCACAATTAAATGAGAATTCAGTACAAACATATTTCTACAGAAATGcacaaaaaatgtatttttaatgttaCATTAAAGTACTTAGAAATTCTACAGAAACCAAATCACCACGTTGAATTTTCACATGTTTGAATTGAGTCAACTATATTACCGATAGCATCACACTGAAGTCATTTCACTATTGATGTAAATAATCCATTTCTATTTGTTTCTTAtggaatgataaaaaaatgtaaagacATTTAAAGACATCCAAAAATGATATACCtaactaaatatttataatcatgTTTGGCCCTAGTTTATTTTGTGCTTGAAAGCATTATATATATGCACTTTAGTGTGAAGTAATAACGTTTACTCCACTAGCCATAAGATGCAATCAACTACTTGCTATGCTTTCGCCTTCAGAgaaatttaaaaccaaacacATTCTGATTTAACTATACACACTCTTGACTCTGTACATCAATAAAAAAGTTTGAGGGATTTCATATTCCAGTACAGAGGTCAAGATAAAATTGAGCAcctaaaatgacataaaaaagaaactgataaaaaataattgatctTAGAACTTAATACCAGTTACCGTTTCACCTTTATCATTTGGTAGCTAAAATTACCAACCTGAACATTTGGGAATATCCCAGACAGCAATAGATGTTGGTGTACAGTCTGCTGCACAAAGTTGCCTGTTATCTTCATGATTGACATTCATTGAAAGCATCCATGAACCAATTGTAACATCTTCATTGCTGAACATCCGGAAACTgtaatttcaaacaaattataaaaacattatgCGCAAgggaaaaaccaaaaataatactGCTAACATTATAAAAATACTTCCTATACATATGATATTTTGTCATGAACAAGAAAGTCAGCATGCGTAAATGGTTACATtcagaaagaggaaaaaaagacatttttttttacaagaatGCACAGAGTCTTCAAAAGTTCATCCAGATAAATAAATTGTGTTCTTTTGGGGTATTATCAGATAGCGGATCAATTATGAACAAATCCATCAGTAACTCATCAAACACTCATATTTCTGGTGTAACTGAAAAGTTTTCatgataattaatatttgagcaacataaaaataaatgagagaaaaaaaaacactaaataaTAATCAATGCACTGAATGAGTTGTTGAAAGAACAGACATGCCTGTCATTCCTGAGAGCAACCAAATTCGCAACAACATCTGCAGAAAGAGCATATATAGGTCCATATGCATGAAGAAAGTATTCCTTCCCAATCAAATATGACAGTGGTTCATACCTGCATGAATTAAGTAGATCTGATCATTTAGTCAGTACATAAATTTGGcacaaatttttcaaaccattgACCATTAAGCCTCCACCAGTTACATACTGGCGCTTGTTGTAAACCCAAAGCTATAACAAGAGGTTCAAAAAGAAATGccttaaaatttatgaattgcATTTGGATCATTCATAAAATATGTCCAGGAATATAGTTGGACaatgtttattttgtttctaaacTATGGTTAGTCTGTAATCCTTTTGTCATCCATTCCTTCTTGATCACTAAAGCAGAGCCTAATTTAAGGATACTACTTTTCTCATCCAATTCCTTCCGGTTCGCTTGTTCCTTTCTGATTAATGAACATTAACCTAAAAGTGGCTCTCTGTctctttttcatcattttattatcaAACACAGCATGACATTTGACTCAAGTAAAGCAGTAATCACCAAAAATCCAGGAAAGAAAGCAGTCaacaaatatttacataaatcaaTGACCATAAAGCAAAAGATTAGGACAAACCATTTGAGCTTCGGATCAGTAAAAACAGGACCCTTTTTCATGCATCCCAGATAAGTCTGAGAGTGAGTGCGGTCTTTTGCTAAGAGCAACGACAAGCGAtctatgaatatgaaatataagaaattagaaaagaaacaTGATTTCCTACTAAGTATCAAtaacttttgttaaatctagtcaCCTGGCCGCAAATATATGTCATCATCAGCTTTGACATAAAAATCAGAATCAAAGAGTGCATATGCTGCTCTAAAGAATGCCAATCTGCCCCAAAGAATCCAATTGTGaacgatttttttttattactcttATAAAAGATAACTATAAAATTATCACCAACACTAACGTTTTGTATGGGAGATTACTGTACTCCTCCTGAATATCTAATAGAAGGAAATCATCATATTCTGCAACCTCCTTTTTGAGAGCTGACATCTTTGAATCATCACTGGTTCTACCGATGACAAACCTAAAAGCCAAACCAGTGGCTTCTTCCAAGCTGCAAAGCATGTTACAAAGATACAACATGATTTTGAGAAAATGCTACTAGTGAAAAATATGCTAAACAGTGAACAGATAATGACTagcagaaaattttaacatgagTACAACAATTAATTAGTAGATTAGAAACAAGAGGAAAAAATGCAAGAACACATAATCACCAAATTTTACTAGAATATGACATATAAGATCTTGAAagccaaaaattttaaagaatcaAGAATTAACATTGTAGCTAAGAAACACTAaacagtaaataaataaataatcaactAGGTCGGTAATGTGGGAACATCAACCAATGCTACAGTCCACTTAGCTCAGTAAAAGTTCTACTAGCATAAGCACGACCTCATTTCTAAATCACCTACTCATTTCAGAACACAATTGCTTCAAATCAATCTCCCTAACACAATTCCAGTTTCTTAAGCCTATTTTCTCCATAATTCCAACTTTAAAACACATTTCcacaattttacttaaaaattctTACTGATTTAATTCATGACTTACCCTAATTAACTTCATcttagaccaaaaaaaaaaaaatttctcagcaaaattatcaaattcaataattttacacCTAACGCGATGAAAAACATTGAATAATAAACCTAGAAAAAGAATCCGTACCGTTGAAGGCCTTGACGATCGGACGGCATCCACGTCTTTCTCAAAGATCTCCTCCGACCCGTAGACCCGAACCCGGTCTGGATCCCAACAAAGCCCATGACTTTATGCCTCTTGGATTCAGAAGCTAAACCATCGTTATTAGCACTAGTGGTCCAGCGGACTTTGACGGATCTCAGAGGGGAGTTGCTGCAGCCGCGAGAGACGGCGAGGATGGCGGAGATGCCGAAGATAAAGCCGGCGATGCCAACGATGAGGCAAAAGAAGATGAGGAAGGTGGATTTGGAAGAGGAAGGGGCACGCGCGTGAAATAATTTGGGAGAAGAAGGCATTGTGTTAGGAGTGGTGGGTGGTGGTTTAGTTCGTTAGTGAGTTTTAAGCTTCCATTCATTACAGTACAGAGACCGTGGAGTGTAAGAGAagcaaaatcaaatcaaagtgatttttaagtcaaaaattcctataattatttttttttaatgtaataaatttttttatttatcacataattaagtttccttttttaattttcttaattaataataatattttaatttgagtattaccccaaaaaaaaaaaaccattaacttagattagataatatattattttttatatattaataatattatttaattaaatacttataaaTATGTTAACCCAATCTAAATTAAggagaataaaaaaattgcatgaaatcCAATAATAGGGTTTGAATCGAAGAGTGTGACGGAAAAGTTTTAGGATTGTTCTCGTGTCATGTCAATCTGATCTTCTTTaggattatatatttgatttctttCGATAACCCTTATAATTTTTGGTTGTGGCTGATAGAAGGTTGGTGGTATATAGGAGTTGATGGAGGTATGTTGAAAAGaccattttaatataaaataaaaaaaattgttgtcttaatatgaaaattaaaattagtttaattgaaTGCGAAaacttttttatcttaaaaatttaataaaaataaaatagagatgaaattattttttatattaataataacccaattttattgaaatattttattaattaaatcaaataaattaagaatcgAAATGGAATACATTCTTCCTACTATGAATAAATGAAAAGGCTTGCTCTaaatacatttttatcttttttgttttgtaatttttcagtTCACATATATGCTTATCAAGGTTTTGCTGACCAAGATTGAgcaaactaaatatatatttacattcatTTCTACTTCTCATCCAACTCAAAGGCTTTTCTTCTGGTTGTTGGTTCAGATAAACTTGTGCCTTGTCATCCATACATGGGGTTTCATTTCAATTAACCTTGTTTTCTCCAGGCCCTTTTCTTCCCAGGACAACTTTGAATAATCCTGCCATGGATTTTTCTTCATATCCATCTTCCATGATGGATAAGTTACAAGTTATTTCTCCAGAAAACTGAAACTGTCGTGAAGAAGAATCCGTGTTCTCTTCAAATGGGCTTAAAAACTCACCAGATTGTCCATCTGCTTTTTGATCTCCATACAAGGGTTTTTTAAGAAGAATCATTACAGGAAAGACCATCAAGTTAATTTTCTTTAGAGCTTTCGTCTCCTCTGGCTCCACTGGCACAAAGCCGAATCCCTTGGTCCATCTGTCAACTAAATTGGGAATTGCTGATAATGACAAGCATTTCCACCTTGAATGATAGTAACATGTACAACCGCCAtcaaggaaaagaagaaaaaaattgtaaatcagACAGGGAGGCTGctttcaagaaaattaaagcaTCTCAATGTGATGCGAAAGCTGAATGAACAACCTTCAAATCAAGGGAAAAAACTACACATTAGAGATCTTGAAAAATCTCTGTTTCAATAGGGGAATAAGATAAAAAACACAGCCAATTACATACAGAGGGAAAACTTAGGCATAGAATTTTGCAGTAATTATACCTCTTCTATGGCAGCCACAAGAAATCTGCACATTCCCTCATTGCAGTAATTGCTGCATGTAGCTATTAGTGGCATCGGTAATTGCTGCATGTAGCTATGAGTGGCATCTCTGCAACAGCTGATCCATGAACTCTACAAACAAATAAAGCTTTGATTACATATTCACGGTAAGTGAAAAGCTAACTAAACATGATAATGAAATGAAACTGGCTGAGTTCAGATAATTGTCCAAATGATATAAACAGTAAGTTATTGAGATTGTAGAATTCAAaactatattaatattatattagaagaTCATACTTTCTGATGTGAGATTTAATTCTCATATTTTGTACTAGAAATGCCAACGGAATCTTTTAAAAACActggaggtttttttttttcattttcttttaagcCAAAGTAGATTTTACTATTTAGTATTTCCATGTACTTCGAAACAAGTACTTTTCTTTCCATTGGGGTTGGTTGACAGGTTGAACCTGGATCAACCGGGGAAACGGATTCCAGGGAACAGATAAATATGTAGTTAATTCTCTGGTGAAACTTTAAGTAAACTGTAGTCCTGCTGGGACTGAACCAATGAGAAAGTAGTTATATTAAATTTCCGAACAGCCATTACCATTCTACCTGTATGACAGATGGAGGTTGATCTAGAATGTTTTTGCATTGAAGTTCGATCTTTCATACGCAtacttgaaattttgaaaaagcaaATTTGATAGGTGCCTCAGTTGGGGACAAACTGGAAATTCTTGCTTCTCGAACAGCTAAATTAGTGGCAGATGTGCTTCTTGATGAGGCTGCTAAACTTTCATTTGACCTGATTGTATTGCCGGTAAGTGTAGTTCTGATTCTTATTTTCgttttaaccaaatttttgCTCATTTGTAGGCTGGGTTCGGTGCTGCTCAAGTATTTGCGGATACAGAGATATTGGTGAATATTGTCACGAGCTAATCTTTTGATCTGTTTGTATGACATCCTTAATACTATTTTCATAAGAATTAGTCTTGCATACACCTATATTATGAGTTAGATTTATTAGTTTCATCTTGTTTAGACTCATCAAAAAAGTAATTCTGACTCTTGATTAGCTTATGCATGAATAACCTAATCCCTTTTCAATATTGCCTCCCCCCAAAACCTCGGCTCCATTGCTCAAGCCCCGTGGCTAGAATACCCCTAACAAGCAACAACACACCTATACGCGCTAATTCATTAGCCCATCCATACATTGTTTATGCCAAAGTCCGCGTCATGCTCACCAACCGCGAGCTGTGAGGCCCGTGACAATATGCTTAAGAAAAAGAGGGAATCAAAAAGACCTTATGGGGCTATATGTGCATCCCCAGCTTTAGCCTTAGAGCCCAATGGCTTACTCAAGGTATTGTGTTTATCACACTGGATTAAATGCATTCCTCTGATTTAGACCATTTGATGTGAACTTAAGAAAGATGCATAATTTCTTGTGCTTTTATGAAAGTTGGGCATCCTGGTCTTATCTGACATTGACAAGTAACCGAACTTGTGTGTCATAAATTGCTGAATTTATTGCTGAATACTTACATTACATGTTCCCTAAAGTGTGTGTGCATCTTTTTGTGTCTCCATTCTTATGTATTTGACcttttcaaaattgaactcTTAAAAAGCTAACGCATTTTGTTATGCTGATGTTTTCTCTTTATGACTTATAATTTATGGTGAAGAAGGGTGTCCCTCTCCACTTCCATTGACCTTATTTATAAAGGgtcaaaaacttattttcactaaagtataatatatcacaaattaaaatttattaacttttaaaaattcaaagtttcattcataaattaaattctattaaaatttttaattaaaattaaaaataaaatagttattttgataataatattaaatatatataatttattatatttttaattatttttcatccctaagttttaaaaattaataatttcacctttagttaaagttttttagttttaaaaaatcaaaattttctctccaaaacctagggttttcttttCTCCCATCTCTAGGCGACTTCCATAAAACTCTCTAAGCCATCTCCGAGCACCacttttatttggattttttgaTAAATCCAAATGAAGGTGGTGGTCAGAGATGAGTTAGAGAATTTTGTAGAGGTCTCCAGTGGTCGGAAACGTTGTCAAAGAGGAGAGGAAAGAAAACACTAGGTTTTGAGGGGAGGgagaatgtaatttttcaaaaataaaaaactttaatctgagatgaaattattagttttttaaatttaaagatgaaaatataataaattatatattcttttaatattattatcaaaataacgattttatttttaatcttaattgaaaattttatcaaaaattagtttataagtgaaactttaaattttaaaaaattgataggCATCAGCTTGAGATCGCACTTTAcctgggtgggaataagtcttgtAGGCTTTATGGAACAAAAACGTGGATCATGTTTGAACATAGTTCCACACTGCGGTTAGGTACTAcagtttgtttataaataaatgagcTTTAATGGTGAGGGAGCTTAATAATTTTGTAAGGGAGGCTCGGAGTTTGTGGGTCTTGTTGATGTAGACTTTCCCATTTcatgtaatgttttattatattttaggttgCCAAATGGGTGGCATCTAAATCTAATATTTGAGATTAAAGTTCAGTTAGGTTTGGAGTGTGGTTGAGTTTGTTTAGAAaaccttagttttgaaaattagatcaGATCGATTGATTGAATCGAAACTTATCAattgaaatgattttaattttcttgaaaactatttttagaattaaatcaCTCTAGATCAGATTAAATTAGAAAGAATTGTTCGCAAAAAGCCAATCCCTTTAGACTAGATTGAATAAGAAAGAATCGTTTAAATTTCAAACTGGTCAAAAACCAATTGTTTTAGAATtgattaaataagaaataatcgtttgaaaattcaaatggaCAAAAAATCAGGTTTAACTTAGTCaacataaaaatttgaaagatttgTTATTGAAACATAAGCTTAAgatttcatctattaattttaaatatttatgttattaaactaaatttattttaatggtgaaatattataaattatataaaattattttaaatattatatttaaatatttaattgattcaaCAAATGAAATGATATCAACCTCAAGCAATTTAATGGGCCTTCCTCTGAAATTAAATGATatggttttaattaattaagatttattattatttatatttattgatcaaaATTGTAAAACATTATTAGGAGAAAAGTATTTGTTGATggatgaaaaacaaataaaatctttattatttttttatgatattaattaatttaatttgctgataaattataaaatgctCTAATTTGCATTTACTTCAATTAAAAAGGgctgaatagaaaaaaaaaaaaagggataaattAATGTGTATCAAAAAGGAATGagttggaaaaaaaaagaaaaaatgtatattgacatttgaaaaaaaaaaaaaactaagtgagagagatgataaaaaaaaaaaaaagaaaaatggggAAAGATATAAGTATTTATTGAAAAGAGAtgaatagaagaaaaagaaaaagagacatAAATTAGAAAATGGAAATACTGACTAAGGaaaaatgtgtaaatattttagattgtaaaaaaaaaaagttacacattttaaaattttttaaaattattgttttcaaatatataaattttttaaaactttttacataatataatttagggtaaaagatttgtttttattcaaggtataataaaatcttaaagtgttattttttaatttttaaaaatttaaacattcatttatgagttaaattctattaaaatttatagttagaattagagataaaattgttattttaataatattaataaaatatatataatttattaatttcttttctcagttcttaaaaactcacaaatttacccttttgaataattttttttgttcaaaaaagAACATCCCACCCcccaaaacctaaattttttttctttacctctaGTCATCATCTCCGGCGTGGGGGATGTCTCATTTCCATCCTAAATAATCGCCAAAGATTTTTGTCTGGATGATAAGTCTCCGATCATGAGACGATTCTTTtgacattaaataaaaacaaattgtcTTCACCCTGCTAAAGAGATGAAGATCAACTTTTGTTTGACAAATACGAATTATCTTTATCTGATGAAAATAGTCATTAGAGAGGGAAAATCAACTAATCTTAAAGATAGCATCAGAGAAGGAgaataataaatcttaaaaatgaaaaaggtctattttcaaattttagataaaaaatggttagtttttaatatttaaaaagaaaaggaaataaaataaaattttaatttttaaaatatttttattaaataataattttatcataattttaattaatattttttataaaaattaatttaaaaataaatgtttaagaATTAATGGATAATCCTCTATACCTCCGACGTTTCAAAgaaaacagttaaaaaaaaaggcatacGTACGAAcaaataatatctaaaataaaaaagtaatgatAATCAAAGGTCATCAACTTTGACATTTcaacttcttcttcctctttcttctaCTACATAATCATCATTTTCCACAGCATTGCAACATTTTCTCTCTATATTTCatccattttcctttttcttcgtCATACTTTCAGGTGTGTGAGATTTTGTAACTTCTacttttttggttattttgtaATGTTATTCAATTTTCATGCGTGTTTGAATGCTTATCTAGAAAAAAGCTGAATTCCGGGGTCGTCTGTCTGTAttcttctcaaaattttaaacctgTTAAGTTGAGCGTTGTATTCAAAGAGTTTTTTCATCGTTCTGAGTAGACTCATGAACAAAGACGACTGCTTTTGGTTTTGGTGGTGACCTCTTTGGATTTAAATATGGGTAGTTTGTTCTCTAGCTTAGGTCTTACGGGGTTATATTGTTTAAGAGCATAGTCTtggatttgtttgtttttattttagtttttgactTTGAGTTACTGGTCATTTTTAAGATTGATTATGGATGAATGTATAAAGTTGCGTTTGAAGCCTCATAGACTGTGTTTTGAAGTGATCCAGCGAGTTTAACAGCTTTTCCCATCACCTTTTTATGTAGAACCCAAAAGAATagaactaaaaattttccctgCATTGGGTCCGCAACTTCTTTGCTTGACAGATTTGTCCAAGTTTATGTAGAGGGGTTATGGTTCAGTTTTCTCTAATCGCTGAAAACAAATATGAGTTTCCATGAAGGTTTGAGATCTAATGGCTTTCAGATTCCATGGGAGAGAGAAGGAAATCATTTTATGCTGCTTAGTTACTGATAAATCCTGCtctgaggtttttttttttcttgcccATACTGGTTCTGCtgaacttttatttataattcctgaaaggttttctttttggttcaatatatgttttgtttacttaactttttttcttcatttaataGGATTTTGAAGTCAATGAAACAACAAGGTTATATTTGATCTTTGGGATAAGTTTTGTATTTATCACATTAATGACTTTTTCCTGACCTAGATAAATATGCTTTCCGATATTAGCAATAACTGATTGGTGATGCTGATGATTGTTAGACTGCCattgatttatttttcctttttgggaTTTCTAGTGTCATTAATCAGATTCTGCTAAaagaatgaatatatatatatttttgattcaTGAGAACAAGTCAGTGATTCATGGTTTATACAGGAAAGAAGATTGATCTGACTTCTAGAATTGGTTCACATAGAGCGGCTCAAGATGACttgttttccttcatttttcagAAAGAAGAGAGTTCCATCTGGTAAAGCCTCTGTAGACGTTAAAGAAGGTACATAGTTCTGCAGTTTCAATCTTCAATCCCCATAATGTGACTGAAAAAGCCATAAAATAAATGAGGTTGAGTTTGTGGATTACCAATTTCTATTCAGACCAGTTTCTTGGACACTTAAGTGAAATTTCGGCAGTTAGATTAGCTACCATGCGCCTTATTAGTGGAAATGTAGAGTTTGTTATCCATGAGAATTGAGAGGACTAATAGTTCAAGCTGTGTCTCCATCTCCTTTTACATTCTTTGAATACAGTTGCTCATGAATCATTACACATGCATGTCTTGATCTTGGAAAATTTTTGCATCTTATATGCTATGTTTGTATTTAAAAGCTTCTAACAAAATCATGTTGGGTGCAGATTTTTCAAGCATTCATGATACAACCATCTATACTTATGGAGAGTTGCGAAGGGCAACAGAAAATTTCAGTGCAGCCAATAAAGTAGGACAGGGAGGCTTTGGTTCTGTCTACAAGGTGATTGCAGATATGGCCCAAATTTTTGTGAATTACATGTGATTGctatttgataaacaaaatgaattatgatttgaaattCTTGTTAACAACAGGGAAGGCTTAAAGATGGAACTCTGGCTGCTATAAAGGTACTATCAGCTGAATCAAGGCAAGGCGAACGAGAGTTTTTGAGAGAGATAGAAGTAATTTCAAAGATAAGGCATGATAACTTGGTTCAATTGCATGGTTGTTGTATGGAAGCGAACCATCGAATTTTAGTCTATGGCTATCTTGAGAATAATAGTCTTGCACAAACTCTTCTTGGTAAGCTGATGTAGtttaatgtttgattttcttGACTGTCTTAGTAATATGTTATTCTTTTTCAGGTAGAGGGCACAGCAGTATACAATTCAGCTGGCATACACGACGTAGTATTTGCATTGGCATTGCTCAAGGGCTTGCTTTCCTTCATGAAGAGGTTCAGCCACATATTGTTCATAGAGATATTAAAGCAAGCAATATTCTCCTGGATAAGAACCTCATGCCCAAAATTTCAGATTTCGGTCTTGCAAAGTTTTTTCCACCCAACATGACTCACATCAGTACACGTGTTGCTGGGACAGAGTAAGtttctgaattttttattacgGCCTCgtcatttgtttatttaatagtAAAAGTGACTTACAGATGGTGGGAGTAATTTTTACCTGTATGATTCGAACCATTCCGAAATCTGATTTAACCAAGATCTACCTGTCATGGTTTTATGTTTGGTTTTATCTTTTATAGGTTAGTGTAAACAATTGCTTTTTGGGTGTGCAAACTGGCTTGCCTTGGATTTGATTTCTGGTCAATCATTGTTATTATCattaagtttgtataatttaccATTTGTATTTGAACTCAACAATTTGTTTTGATGTCTATATTTGATCTATATAGAGGTTACCTTGCACCAGAGTATGCCATACGGGGTCAGTTGACGAGAAAGGCAGATATCTATAGTTTTGGTGTTCTGCTACTAGAAATTGTTAGTGGGAGGTGCAACACAAACAAGCGTGTATCTAATGAAGGACAATGTCTGCTCGAAAGGGTAAGCATCAacatatttttaacttttaagattgGCATTCTTTGATTAGATTCATGTCTTCTTGTGGTAGAGCTTAAAAATAAAGAAGTGTTTCAAATTGGACTTCTTCAGGAAATGCAGGATCCATCTATATTCTGCCTACACTTCAGTTAAATACGATCGTCTGTTCTTTCTGAATCTTCAATGTTTTCTcttcatattttatatgatCTTATGCTTTCAAGCACAATGAAATATTATACCTT
It contains:
- the LOC123209128 gene encoding probable beta-1,3-galactosyltransferase 14, with product MPSSPKLFHARAPSSSKSTFLIFFCLIVGIAGFIFGISAILAVSRGCSNSPLRSVKVRWTTSANNDGLASESKRHKVMGFVGIQTGFGSTGRRRSLRKTWMPSDRQGLQRLEEATGLAFRFVIGRTSDDSKMSALKKEVAEYDDFLLLDIQEEYSNLPYKTLAFFRAAYALFDSDFYVKADDDIYLRPDRLSLLLAKDRTHSQTYLGCMKKGPVFTDPKLKWYEPLSYLIGKEYFLHAYGPIYALSADVVANLVALRNDSFRMFSNEDVTIGSWMLSMNVNHEDNRQLCAADCTPTSIAVWDIPKCSGLCNPEKRLLELHQQDSCSKSPTLPSDDE
- the LOC123210829 gene encoding cold-responsive protein kinase 1-like, which gives rise to MTCFPSFFRKKRVPSGKASVDVKEDFSSIHDTTIYTYGELRRATENFSAANKVGQGGFGSVYKGRLKDGTLAAIKVLSAESRQGEREFLREIEVISKIRHDNLVQLHGCCMEANHRILVYGYLENNSLAQTLLGRGHSSIQFSWHTRRSICIGIAQGLAFLHEEVQPHIVHRDIKASNILLDKNLMPKISDFGLAKFFPPNMTHISTRVAGTEGYLAPEYAIRGQLTRKADIYSFGVLLLEIVSGRCNTNKRVSNEGQCLLERAWELYEKGELLQSVDALLNKDYNVEEADRYLKIALLCTQDMPKQRPAMSTVVQMLKGEIDFSEQKISKPGMLSDSLGLKGGKGQKDESDEKIKAFTLPADSGKLGGSTSSSGNMATSYATMTFNSIYDRSN